A window of Kribbella sp. NBC_00382 genomic DNA:
TGTTCTTGCGGTGGCCCTCGCTGTGCATCCAGCCGTCCACCACGGCGGCCGCGTTTTTGTAGCCGACGGCAATGTTCTCGGCCATCGCGCCGCCCTTGAAGCCGGCCGCCTTCATCCGGTCGAACGGCGACCGGCCGTCCTGGCTGTTGTGGTCGAAGAAGTGGTGCACGACCATGTCGGTCGCGTGCAGATCGGCGGCCTTGGTCAGCGCGCTGTTCATCTTCAGCGGACCGCAGCCGTTCTTGGCGCGCTCGTTGTTCGTGAGCTGCAGCACCTGCGCCTCGGCGCCACCACTCGGCGCCGGCGGCTTGGTGGTCGGCGGCTTGGTCGACGGCTTCGGCGTCGCGGTGTGGGTCGGCCGCGGCGTCGGCTTGGTCGGCTTGGGCGAGCGGGTGCCCTGCCGGCTCGGCGCGCTCGTCGACCGGGTCGGTGTCGGGGTCGCGCTCGGGGTCTTCGACGGCGTCTTGGACGGTGTCGCCGACGGAGTCCTGGTCGGCGTGGCCACCGGGCTGCTCGCGTCATCGGTCGGCGTGACCATCGGGTCGTCGGTACTGCTCTTGACGGTCAGCGGCTGGTCCTGGCTGGTCGCCTGCGTGGTGTCGCGGCTCACGTACCAGCCGGCGCCGGCCAGCAGGGCCAGCACTGCGAACGCTCCCAGAATCGGCCCCGCGACACCGGTCCGCTGCTTGCGGCGGCCGTGCGATCGGGGCGGTTCGGGGGTCTGCTCGTAGAAGGGATCGTTCGGTACTTCGTTCATCGCAGCCAGCAAGCCTCTCGTCGTCGATCCCCGTCGTTCCCCAGGCCGTGCGGCACGGACGTTATCGGATCTTGATGTAACACGACGACCCCCGAACGCCCGACAGCGCTCGCTTTGACGAACCTTTTACGACGGACCGTAGTCTCCGAGCCATGCGAGTCGTCGTGGGTTCAGGTCCGGTCGGTACTGCGGTAGCGCGCCTGCTCGTCGAGCGCGGGGAGCAGGTCCGGCTCGTCACCCGGAGCGGCACCGGGCCGGACGGGGTGGAGAAGGTCAAGGCCGACGCGACCGACCCCGCAGTACTGACCAAGCTCGCTGACGGGGCCGAGACGGTCTTCAGCTGCGGCGGACCGGCGTACGAGCGGTGGGTGCCCGATTGGCCGCCGCTGGGTGCCTCGCTGGTCAAAACGGCCGGGGCGACGGGGGCGGTGTTGCTCACCACCGGGAACCTCTATGGCTATGGGCAACCGGCCGGTGTGATGAAGGACGGCGACCCGGATCGGCCCAACTCGGTGAAAGGGCAGGTCAGGGCCAGGGTTTGGGCTGATGCGTTGGCGGCGCATGATGCGGGGCGGATTCGTACTGCGGAGGTGCGCGGCTCGGACTATCTCGGTGCGGGAGCCGCCTCGTTCTTCACGATCGGGGTGCTGCCTGGCGTGCTGGCGGGGCGGCGTACCGCAGTACCGGCTGATCTCGACGCCTTGCACAGCTGGACCGCCGTGGACGATGTTGCCCGCACCCTTGTCGCGATCGCCTCCTCGGACGACGGCGCCCTGGGCAGGGTCTGGCACGTACCGACTCCGCCGCCGACCTCGATCCGCGACCTCGCAGCCCAGGCAGCCGCCATCGCCGGAGCGCCGGCACCGCGGTTGTCCGCGATGCCGGGGGCCGTGCTGTGGCTGGGCGGGCTGTTCAACAAGCAGGCTCGCGAGATCCGCGAGCTCCAGTACCAGTTCCGCGCACCGTTCGTCCTCGACTCGGCGGACGCGCAGCAGACCTTCGACCTCACCCCCAGCACCACCGCGGCGGCGCTGGAGGCGACGGTCAGGAGCGGGCGATGACGATGTCGGCGATGACCTTCCAGCCGAGGCTGCGGTAGAGGCGGAGACCGTCGATGGAGGCGATCAGGATGCCGCGTTTGGCGCCCTGGCCCGCGGCGGTCTCCACGAGTGACGCCATCACGGCACTGCCCAGGCCGCGGCGACGGTGGGCCGGGTCGGTCTCGATCCGGTCGGCGACGGCATCCTGGCCGACCACCGCCATCCGGCCGCTCGACACGACGCCGCCGTGCAGCGTCGCGCGGGTGATGATCAGGTCGTCCTCGAGCTCTGTGCGCAGCGTGTAGCGCTCGTTCAGCTTGAGCGCCGGCTGCTCGGACAGCTGGATCGTCATCAGCCAGTCCTGATCGGGTTGCACCTCCAGCCCGAGGTCCTCGAGCTGCTCGATCCGCGCCTCCCGGTCGTCGGTCGCGAGCGTGACCCAGCCGGCGCCCCGGCCGCTGCCCGCGGCTTTGGCCAGCTCGGCGGCGCGCTCGACCCGCTCGGGTTTGTCGTCGGCGTCCAGGACGACGTACTCCATCGCGCGGTTCTCCTCACCCGCGCGGACGGTCAGGATCCCGTCGTTGTCATCCTCCACTGTGGTCCAGCCCCGCGATACAGACCACCCGGCCTGCCAGCGGCGGACGAGTTCCTCACGATCTCTCACTAGTCGATTCAAGCAGTCAGAACGTCTCACGGCGAGAGGAAGATGTGTCGTCAGTCACCAACTGGTCGCCGAGAGGCGGATTCGTTACCTCGGCGAACGACTTTTCAGCACCTGATCAGTGATCAAGAGATCGAAGCTGTGCAGGTCGCGGAAGCCGCCGTCGCGGTCCGGGTCGGCGGCCCGCTCGCGCCCGGTCCGGGTGAACCCGTTGACCTCGGCAACGCGCTGTGAGGCAGTGTTGCCCTCGGCAGCGAAAAGCACCAGCCGGCGCCGCCCGAGCCCGCCGTCCTCGACCGGGGTGAAGGCGTGGCCGATCGCACCCCGCACCGCGGCGCTCATCACGCCCCGCCCGCGTGCGTCCGGGTGCGCCCAGTAGCCGACCTCGCCCATCGTCTTGTCCATCCGGTTCTTCAGGTCGAATACGCTCACATTGCCGAGCAATTCATCCGTGTCCGGGTCGGTGATCGCCCAGGTGACGCCCTCGCCGCTCGCGTAGTTCTCCTGCCGGCTCTCGATGAACCCCTCGGCATCCTCCAGCAGGTAAGGCGTCGGCAGGCCGGCCAGCCACTCCTGGGTCCGCGGGTCGTCGCACGCCTCCATGACGCGCTTGGCATCGGTACTACGAAGCGCCCGCAGCCGCACCCCATCCACATCGATCACCGGCACCCGCCACCAGTTGCCCTGCGGCTCCGGCACGTCATCCCGGCCGATCGACGCGACCCACTCGTCCTGCCGGACCCCGCGCTGCACCCCGCCGGCTGGAATCGTCACCAGATTCCGGAAGCCGGCCTTCCACGCGACCCGCCGTGACCCCCAGTTGCCGACGTACGCACGCCAGGTCACCCGGTCCCAGCCCTGCTCGAACGCGTACTTCACCACCAGGCTCAACGCCCGCGTCATCACACCGTTGCCCCGGGCCCACGGTGCCACCGCGAACCCGACCTCGCCGACGTTGCCCTGCTCCGGACGCAGATCGATGGTGCCCGCGTAGCGCCCGTCGTACTCGATCGCCCAGGCCCAGCTGGTGCCCTCGCGCCAGCCCGCCGGGACGAACTCGGTCAGGAAGTGCTCGGCGTTCTGCAACTCGTACGGCACCGGGATCGTCGTCCAGCGCTGCATGTCCGGGTCCTGGCAGGTCTCGTACGCCGGCTGGACGTCCGCCACCGTGTGCGCACGCAGCGTCACGACGTCGTCGGCCAGGGTGGGGACGTCCTCGGGGAATCGCATAGCTCAGCCTGACAAGCCGTCCGCCCGGCGGCAACGCCATTTCACTGAGCGCGACACAAATCAACACAATCCGACTGCGATCGGGCAGGGCAGACCTTAGGGTGTCAGGTGTGAACGTCTCCGGACCCACCGAACCGTCCCGCGGCCGGGGCGGTCAGCTCGCCGCCCAGCGGCAGGCCACGATCGTTGCCGAGGTCAACAGCCGCGGCGCGATCACGGTCGCCGAGCTGGTCGACCGCTTCGGCGTGTCCGACATGACGATCCGGCGCGACTTGGACGCCCTCGATTCCAGCGGCCTGCTGCACAAGGTGCACGGCGGCGCGACCTCGGTCGGCCTGCGCAGCGCGCACGAGCCGGGCTTCGACGCCAAGCTCACCCAGGAGTCCGCCGCCAAGCAGGCGATCGCGATCGAGGCCGCCGCCCGGGTCCAGCCCGACAGCGCGATCGGCATCGGCGCCGGGACGACGACGTACGCGCTGGCCCGTCAGTTGCTCCGGGTCGAGAACCTCACCGTGGTCACCAACTCGGCCCGGATCGCCGACGTCTTCCACGGCAACGGCCGCTCGGACCGTACCGTCGTCCTGATCGGCGGCATCCGCACCCCGTCGGACGCCCTGGTCGGTCCCATCGCGACAGCCGCCCTCCAATCCCTCCACCTGGACGTCCTGTTCCTGGGCGCCCACGGCGTCGACGCGGAACACGGCCTCAGCACCCCCAACCTGATGGAAGCCGAAACCAACCGCTCCTTCATCGCCGCCAGCCGCGAGGTGGTCCTCGTCGCCGACCACACGAAGTGGGGCACGGTAGGCCTGAGCACCTTCGCCACCTGGTCCGACCTCGACCTGGTGGTCACCGACTCAGGCCTTGCCCCCTCGGCCAGAAAGTCCATGCGCGAGACCGGCTGCGAGCTGCTGATAGCCAGCTAGGGACCGGACCGCCACCACTCACAAACCTGCCGCTCCACCCGGGAGCACGCCTGCGCACGCTTGGCCCCAGGCGATCAGTTGAGGTTTGTGAGTGGTGGCGGTCCGGCCCTACCTCACGAGATGCGGGAGGCTCCGGTGGAGGGAGTGGCGTCCAAGGCGCTCGGCTTGGTGAAGCCGTGCTCCGCGAAGGCCTTGTCGATAGCAGCAAGGATCTCGGTGGTTGCCGACGCCTCGACCAGGGCGATGATGCAGCCGCCGAAGCCGCCGCCGGTCATGCGGGCGCCGAGGGCACCGGCCGCCAGAGCGGTGTCCACTGCGACGTCGAGTTCGGGGACGGTGATCTCGAAGTCGTCGCGCAACGAGGCGTGCGAGGCGGTGAAGAGCGGCCCGACGTCACGGAGGCGACCCGCGTGCATGAGGGCGACCGCGTCTTCGACTCGGCGGATCTCGGTGACGACGTGGCGGACCCGGCGGCGGGTGACGTCGTCGGACAGCCGGGACAGCGCGTCATCCAGGTCTTCGAAGGCGATCGAGCGGAGGGCCGGTACGCCGAGTTCCGCCGCGGCCTGTTCGCAGGACTTGCGGCGGGCCGCGTACTCGCCGTCGACATGGCGATGCGGGGCCTTCACATCGACGACCAGCAGGGCCAGACCGTCCGCGGGCGGGTCGAAGGGGATCTGCGCCGTCGACATCGCTCGGATGTCGAAGTACAGGGCGTGGCCGGCCGTGCAGCACATCGAGGCCATCTGGTCCATCAGGCCGACCGGTGCACCGACGTACTGGTTCTCGGCGCGCTGAGCCAGCCGCGCCACCTCCGCCGGATCCACCTCAATCGACCGCAATCCCAACAGCGCAACGGCCGTCGCGCACAGCAAGGCGGCCGACGATGACAGCCCGGCGCCCGTCGGCAGGTCCGACTCGACCAGCAGATTGGCGCCACCGATCTCGTACTTGTCCTGCAGCAGCACCCAAGCCGCCCCCGCCGGATAAGCCGCCCAATCCTTCACCGAGCCAGGAGCCAGCGAGTCCAGCGAGAACTCGACCACGTTCTGTTGCCCGGACGACGCCACCGCGATCACACCGTCGGTACGGGCCGAGGCGGTGATGGTGATCTGGTTCGGCAGTGCGATCGGCAGTACCAGGCCGTCGTTGTAGTCGGTGTGCTCACCGATCAGGTTGACCCGCCCGGGCGCCCGCCAGACACCCTCGGCCTCGACCCCGAAGACCTCCACGAACCTGCTCACGAGCCCACCTTCCGCAGCGTCTCGGCGACGTCCTCGGGCAGCGTGTCCGAGATGAACGCGCCCATCCCCGACTCCGACCCCGCGAGGTACTTGATCTTGTCCTGGGCCCGCCGGATCGACAACAGCTCCAGGTGCAGGTAGCCGAGCTCGCGGTCGACTCGTACCGGCGCCGGGTGCCAGGCCGCGATGTAGGGCAGGTCGTCGTCGTACTGGCCGTCGAAGCGGCCAAGTACGTCGAGGTACAGCATGGTGAAGTCGTCCCGCTCCTCCGTGGTCAAGTCGGAGATGTCGGCGACCTGGCGATGCGGATACAGGTGTACTTCGACCGGCCAGCGGGCCGCCTGGGGGACGAAGGCCGTCCAGTTCCCGTTCTCCGCGACGATCCGGCGGCCGTCCTTGCGCTCGGCGGCCAGGATGTCGGCGAAGAGGTTGCTCCCGGCAACTTCCTGGTGCTCGCGGGCACGCGCCATCAGCGTCTTGATCCGCGGCGGCAGGAACGGGTAGGCGTAGATCTGGCCGTGCGGGTGGCTCAGCGTCACGCCGATCTCCCGGCCGCGGTTCTCGAACGGGAAGACGTACTCGACGTCGGGGCGCGCGCTCAGCTCCGCCGTCCGGTCGGCCCAGGCCTCGACGACCAGCCGGGCCTGCCCCTGGGACAGCTCGGTGAAGGACTTGTTGTGGTCGCTGGTGAAGCAGACCACCTCGCACCGGCCGGGTCCGGAGAACGACGGGAACCGGTTCTCGAAGACGGCGACGTTGTAGTCGTGGTCCGGGATCTCGGTCGCGTTGCCCGGCCGGCTGGCGTCCAGCGGGCACTGGTCGGCCGGCGGCAGGTACGTCCGGGTGTTGCGGTGCGTAGCGAAGGTGATGGTGTCACCGGTCAGCGGATCGATCCGGAACTCGGCCAGCGGCTTCGGCGCGGGC
This region includes:
- the galK gene encoding galactokinase, which codes for MSRFVEVFGVEAEGVWRAPGRVNLIGEHTDYNDGLVLPIALPNQITITASARTDGVIAVASSGQQNVVEFSLDSLAPGSVKDWAAYPAGAAWVLLQDKYEIGGANLLVESDLPTGAGLSSSAALLCATAVALLGLRSIEVDPAEVARLAQRAENQYVGAPVGLMDQMASMCCTAGHALYFDIRAMSTAQIPFDPPADGLALLVVDVKAPHRHVDGEYAARRKSCEQAAAELGVPALRSIAFEDLDDALSRLSDDVTRRRVRHVVTEIRRVEDAVALMHAGRLRDVGPLFTASHASLRDDFEITVPELDVAVDTALAAGALGARMTGGGFGGCIIALVEASATTEILAAIDKAFAEHGFTKPSALDATPSTGASRIS
- a CDS encoding GNAT family N-acetyltransferase translates to MRDREELVRRWQAGWSVSRGWTTVEDDNDGILTVRAGEENRAMEYVVLDADDKPERVERAAELAKAAGSGRGAGWVTLATDDREARIEQLEDLGLEVQPDQDWLMTIQLSEQPALKLNERYTLRTELEDDLIITRATLHGGVVSSGRMAVVGQDAVADRIETDPAHRRRGLGSAVMASLVETAAGQGAKRGILIASIDGLRLYRSLGWKVIADIVIARS
- the galT gene encoding galactose-1-phosphate uridylyltransferase, yielding MNTTPRGARRTDTTLSDGRQLIYYDPADAPVRVPLEDSRGLPAPKPLAEFRIDPLTGDTITFATHRNTRTYLPPADQCPLDASRPGNATEIPDHDYNVAVFENRFPSFSGPGRCEVVCFTSDHNKSFTELSQGQARLVVEAWADRTAELSARPDVEYVFPFENRGREIGVTLSHPHGQIYAYPFLPPRIKTLMARAREHQEVAGSNLFADILAAERKDGRRIVAENGNWTAFVPQAARWPVEVHLYPHRQVADISDLTTEERDDFTMLYLDVLGRFDGQYDDDLPYIAAWHPAPVRVDRELGYLHLELLSIRRAQDKIKYLAGSESGMGAFISDTLPEDVAETLRKVGS
- a CDS encoding DeoR/GlpR family DNA-binding transcription regulator, with translation MNVSGPTEPSRGRGGQLAAQRQATIVAEVNSRGAITVAELVDRFGVSDMTIRRDLDALDSSGLLHKVHGGATSVGLRSAHEPGFDAKLTQESAAKQAIAIEAAARVQPDSAIGIGAGTTTYALARQLLRVENLTVVTNSARIADVFHGNGRSDRTVVLIGGIRTPSDALVGPIATAALQSLHLDVLFLGAHGVDAEHGLSTPNLMEAETNRSFIAASREVVLVADHTKWGTVGLSTFATWSDLDLVVTDSGLAPSARKSMRETGCELLIAS
- a CDS encoding GNAT family N-acetyltransferase: MRFPEDVPTLADDVVTLRAHTVADVQPAYETCQDPDMQRWTTIPVPYELQNAEHFLTEFVPAGWREGTSWAWAIEYDGRYAGTIDLRPEQGNVGEVGFAVAPWARGNGVMTRALSLVVKYAFEQGWDRVTWRAYVGNWGSRRVAWKAGFRNLVTIPAGGVQRGVRQDEWVASIGRDDVPEPQGNWWRVPVIDVDGVRLRALRSTDAKRVMEACDDPRTQEWLAGLPTPYLLEDAEGFIESRQENYASGEGVTWAITDPDTDELLGNVSVFDLKNRMDKTMGEVGYWAHPDARGRGVMSAAVRGAIGHAFTPVEDGGLGRRRLVLFAAEGNTASQRVAEVNGFTRTGRERAADPDRDGGFRDLHSFDLLITDQVLKSRSPR
- a CDS encoding CAP domain-containing protein, with the translated sequence MNEVPNDPFYEQTPEPPRSHGRRKQRTGVAGPILGAFAVLALLAGAGWYVSRDTTQATSQDQPLTVKSSTDDPMVTPTDDASSPVATPTRTPSATPSKTPSKTPSATPTPTRSTSAPSRQGTRSPKPTKPTPRPTHTATPKPSTKPPTTKPPAPSGGAEAQVLQLTNNERAKNGCGPLKMNSALTKAADLHATDMVVHHFFDHNSQDGRSPFDRMKAAGFKGGAMAENIAVGYKNAAAVVDGWMHSEGHRKNILNCDYTMIGIGYDSGQVKPDWGNGSWVQDFGG
- a CDS encoding NAD-dependent epimerase/dehydratase family protein translates to MRVVVGSGPVGTAVARLLVERGEQVRLVTRSGTGPDGVEKVKADATDPAVLTKLADGAETVFSCGGPAYERWVPDWPPLGASLVKTAGATGAVLLTTGNLYGYGQPAGVMKDGDPDRPNSVKGQVRARVWADALAAHDAGRIRTAEVRGSDYLGAGAASFFTIGVLPGVLAGRRTAVPADLDALHSWTAVDDVARTLVAIASSDDGALGRVWHVPTPPPTSIRDLAAQAAAIAGAPAPRLSAMPGAVLWLGGLFNKQAREIRELQYQFRAPFVLDSADAQQTFDLTPSTTAAALEATVRSGR